Proteins encoded together in one Carassius auratus strain Wakin chromosome 32, ASM336829v1, whole genome shotgun sequence window:
- the LOC113052157 gene encoding TRAF-interacting protein with FHA domain-containing protein A-like encodes MNDNSKLETEELLTCLHIHLFHPNQAICPLFHTLPLNQPYKMNAEDPVRLGRDGQTCVFVLNDTSVSRKQLTIQAFRKAGSQLLSFMIQNISQKVKLMVGGSELRYLERAELDDKVLCRFGRYELLIWQEPGESENKFEVLFEVCNKPPSQEMGIDVPCKPAVMDTGVPWRSFENEAPVSQEPLESDETAVFV; translated from the coding sequence ATGAATGACAACAGCAAACTGGAGACTGAAGAGCTGCTCACTTGTCTTCATATCCATCTCTTCCACCCTAACCAAGCCATTTGTCCGCTCTTTCACACCCTGCCCCTAAATCAGCCATACAAAATGAACGCTGAAGATCCAGTAAGGCTTGGCCGTGATGGGCAGACCTGCGTCTTTGTCCTAAATGACACCTCTGTCTCCAGAAAACAGCTAACCATACAGGCGTTTAGGAAAGCTGGCAGCCAGCTCTTGAGCTTCATGATCCAGAACATCAGCCAGAAGGTCAAACTCATGGTCGGTGGGTCTGAACTGAGATACCTAGAAAGAGCTGAGCTTGATGACAAGGTGCTCTGCCGCTTTGGGAGATATGAACTGCTGATCTGGCAGGAACCAGGAGAGTCAGAGAATAAATTTGAGGTCCTGTTTGAGGTATGCAATAAACCCCCTTCACAGGAAATGGGCATAGATGTGCCATGCAAACCAGCTGTTATGGATACCGGCGTGCCATGGAGAAGCTTTGAGAATGAAGCGCCTGTAAGCCAAGAGCCACTGGAGTCAGATGAGACAGCTGTTTTTGTATAA
- the LOC113052151 gene encoding uncharacterized protein LOC113052151 — translation MALARFLDHCKATYTQSARIFLTDNVSSDVLRPVLVRLETLERSIRWARGRILHLNDADELLPLVSEFIQLVKTALSTEEGTFGYQAPLVQASDFGRSSYHVTKEQLRFLLSYGFTASQMAEVLEVSVSTVKRRLRRFHLSESMRYAHLSEAELDEVVRQLVGENEQIGSNAVRARMATMGVRVQRRRVRESLIRVNPAGAAHRALSHRLHRRTYNVAGPNSLWHIDGNHKLIRWRIVIHGGICGFSRLVVFLQASDNNRAGTVFDQFVQATARYGVPSRVRCDHGGENNTVCLFMNIYHGSERGSAIRGRSVHNQRIERLWGDLWRGMTNVYHQLFSFLESDGVIDCTNERHMWALHHVYIPRINRDLEVFREQWNNHGLRTAGYHTPYQMFVRGCLQRQTSSLTAMAEIFGHRPAQEVAIPAVDWHEVVTVPANQFSPTQAQMQQLQDVDILAGPVGSLAIDALQTVINILQQ, via the exons ATGGCTCTCGCAAGATTTCTGGATCATTGTAAAGCTACGTATACACAAAGTGCTAGAATTTTCCTCACGGATAATGTATCTAGCGATGTCCTGAGACCAGTGCTTGTAAG ACTGGAAACCCTTGAAAGGAGCATAAGATGGGCAAGAGGGAGGATCCTCCATCTTAATGATGCTGATGAACTTCTTCCATTAGTTAGCGAATTTATTCAACTTGTGAAAACCGCTTTGTCAACTGAGGAAG GTACCTTTGGATATCAAGCCCCACTGGTCCAGGCAAGTGATTTTGGGCGATCCAGCTACCATGTCACCAAAGAACAACTGAGATTCCTACTCTCATATGGATTTACAGCTTCCCAGATGGCTGAAGTCTTGGAAGTATCAGTCAGTACAGTCAAACGGAGACTGAG GCGGTTCCACTTATCTGAAAGCATGAGGTATGCACACCTTTCGGAGGCCGAACTTGACGAAGTCGTTCGGCAGTTGGTTGGAGAGAATGAACAAATTGGATCTAATGCTGTTCGGGCCAGAATGGCTACTATGGGTGTACGAGTTCAGCGGAGGAGAGTGAGGGAGAGTTTGATCCGAGTGAACCCAGCCGGAGCTGCACACAGAGCACTATCTCATCGACTACACCGGAGAACCTACAATGTTGCAGGTCCTAACTCTCTGTGGCACATAGATGGGAACCACAAGCTGATCAG gTGGAGAATAGTGATCCATGGGGGGATCTGTGGCTTCAGCAGACTGGTTGTATTTTTGCAAGCTTCTGACAACAACAGGGCTGGCACAGTGTTTGACCAGTTTGTTCAAGCCACAGCTAGGTATGGTGTTCCATCTCGAGTTAGATGTGACCACGGAGGAGAAAACAatacagtttgtttgtttatgaataTCTATCATGGATCTGAAAGAGGAAGTGCCATCCGTGGTAGAAGTGTGCACAACCAGAGGATCGAGAGACTTTGGGGAGATCTTTGGCGAGGTATGACTAATGTGTACCACCAGCTTTTCTCCTTTCTTGAGAGTGATGGAGTCATTGACTGTACCAACGAGCGACACATGTGGGCACTGCATCATGTGTACATTCCCCGGATAAACCGGGACTTGGAGGTTTTCAGGGAACAGTGGAACAATCATGGATTGCGCACTGCTGGCTACCACACCCCATATCAGATGTTTGTCAGAGGTTGTCTTCAGAGGCAAACATCATCGCTCACTGCCATGGCAGAGATTTTTGGACACAGACCTGCCCAAGAAGTTGCAATTCCTGCTGTGGATTGGCACGAAGTTGTTACAGTTCCTGCTAACCAATTCAGTCCAACCCAGGCACAGATGCAACAATTGCAGGATGTGGACATTCTTGCAGGACCTGTTGGTAGTCTAGCTATTGATGCACTGCAAACCGTAATTAATATTCTGCAACAATAG
- the LOC113052153 gene encoding RNA-binding protein 4.1-like isoform X4: protein MLLLSRKKKAIKMVKIFVGNLSSSTTAEDLRSLFSDYGKVKDCDVLKNYGFVHMEGKQEAEEAVRKLHLHELKGQAINVEMSKNKPRGSTKLHVSDICSGCTNQELRAKFEEYGPVVECDIVKDYAFVHMERMEDAMEAISGLDNTTFQGEPTLTSKRRNPWLPRVEFYSLIFFIFFCSMGRMYYFFSSF, encoded by the coding sequence ATGCTCCTTCTGTCCAGGAAAAAAAAGGCAATAAAGATGGTTAAGATCTTTGTTGGCAACCTATCCTCAAGCACGACCGCGGAAGATCTGCGCTCTCTTTTTTCTGACTATGGCAAAGTTAAAGATTGTGACGTCCTGAAAAACTATGGGTTTGTGCACATGGAGGGTAAGCAGGAGGCCGAAGAGGCTGTTCGCAAACTCCACCTTCACGAGCTGAAAGGCCAAGCCATAAATGTGGAGATGAGCAAAAATAAGCCCAGGGGCTCCACCAAACTGCATGTGAGCGACATCTGCAGTGGTTGCACCAATCAGGAGCTCCGGGCCAAGTTTGAGGAGTATGGCCCTGTGGTTGAGTGTGACATAGTGAAGGACTATGCTTTCGTTCACATGGAGCGAATGGAGGATGCCATGGAGGCCATCAGTGGGCTGGATAACACCACCTTCCAAGGTGAACCAACCTTAACCTCAAAACGACGAAATCCATGGTTACCCAGGGTTGAATTTTactccttaattttttttatttttttttgtagcatgGGAAGAATGTACTACTTTTTCAGTTCTTTTTAA
- the LOC113052155 gene encoding RNA-binding protein 4.1-like has protein sequence MVKIFIGNLPPQAEAEEIKSLFAQYGTVTECAIIKNFAFVHMDDRKSATKAIKNLHLYKLHGTPINVEASRSKNQGPVKLHVANVEKGADEELRALFEEYGSVSECAVIKNFAFVHMTNSDEAMDAIKGLDNSDFQGKRIHVQISKSRPRGEEEDYGPPDGGFWPPRFPGDRPEPPGYPRGRFGYPPGPPPPPPPMPPRRPPYPERAAPAYERERGVVDYYEKYRARPYGVSSYEDRRMGAIPPPPPPPSSSIMRERLSGNGLDPYERRPLPPPPSSYYARDRSPIRRVPPPPQPPAGNGYSFERSRLSPLSMSRTPMYSMPRARDPYADRAAPPPPPPRYSY, from the exons ATGGTGAAGATCTTCATTGGGAACCTGCCTCCACAGGCAgaagcagaagaaataaagtcccTGTTCGCTCAATATGGAACAGTCACTGAGTGCGCCATTATCAAGAACTTTGCCTTTGTCCACATGGATGATCGTAAAAGTGCTACAAAGGCAATAAAAAACCTTCATTTGTACAAGTTGCATGGAACACCCATCAATGTTGAAGCAAGTCGGAGCAAAAACCAGGGCCCGGTGAAGCTTCATGTTGCCAATGTGGAGAAAGGAGCAGATGAAGAGCTCAGAGCACTGTTTGAAGAGTACGGCTCTGTTTCCGAATGTGCCGTCATTAAGAACTTTGCCTTCGTACACATGACCAATTCCGATGAGGCCATGGATGCCATCAAGGGGTTGGACAACTCTGATTTtcaag GCAAACGAATTCATGTGCAGATTTCAAAGAGTCGACCAAGAGGCGAGGAGGAAGACTATGGCCCCCCAGACGGTGGATTTTGGCCACCCCGTTTCCCTGGAGACCGACCCGAGCCTCCTGGTTATCCTAGGGGTCGCTTCGGGTATCCCCCTGGTCCccctccaccaccaccacccaTGCCCCCCAGACGCCCCCCATACCCAGAGCGTGCTGCACCAGCATACGAGCGAGAACGCGGTGTGGTTGATTATTACGAGAAGTACCGTGCTCGCCCTTACGGCGTCTCCTCCTATGAGGACCGGCGTATGGGTGCCATCCCCCCTCCCCCACCGCCCCCGTCATCAAGCATTATGAGAGAGAGATTGTCTGGCAATGGCCTCGACCCCTATGAGCGACGCCCCCTTCCACCACCGCCATCCTCGTACTATGCACGAGACCGCAGTCCCATCAGACGTGTTCCTCCTCCCCCTCAGCCACCCGCTGGGAATGGTTACTCATTCGAGCGATCTCGTCTCTCACCTCTTTCCATGTCTCGGACCCCGATGTACAGCATGCCTCGGGCCAGAGACCCCTATGCTGACAGGGCGGCGCCACCTCCACCACCTCCGCGCTACTCGTATTAA
- the LOC113052153 gene encoding RNA-binding protein 4.1-like isoform X5, which translates to MLLLSRKKKAIKMVKIFVGNLSSSTTAEDLRSLFSDYGKVKDCDVLKNYGFVHMEGKQEAEEAVRKLHLHELKGQAINVEMSKNKPRGSTKLHVSDICSGCTNQELRAKFEEYGPVVECDIVKDYAFVHMERMEDAMEAISGLDNTTFQGVVK; encoded by the coding sequence ATGCTCCTTCTGTCCAGGAAAAAAAAGGCAATAAAGATGGTTAAGATCTTTGTTGGCAACCTATCCTCAAGCACGACCGCGGAAGATCTGCGCTCTCTTTTTTCTGACTATGGCAAAGTTAAAGATTGTGACGTCCTGAAAAACTATGGGTTTGTGCACATGGAGGGTAAGCAGGAGGCCGAAGAGGCTGTTCGCAAACTCCACCTTCACGAGCTGAAAGGCCAAGCCATAAATGTGGAGATGAGCAAAAATAAGCCCAGGGGCTCCACCAAACTGCATGTGAGCGACATCTGCAGTGGTTGCACCAATCAGGAGCTCCGGGCCAAGTTTGAGGAGTATGGCCCTGTGGTTGAGTGTGACATAGTGAAGGACTATGCTTTCGTTCACATGGAGCGAATGGAGGATGCCATGGAGGCCATCAGTGGGCTGGATAACACCACCTTCCAAG
- the LOC113052156 gene encoding G2/M phase-specific E3 ubiquitin-protein ligase-like, translating into MMKIHHSTFKTAFCSSDNPLKATDLMNLFQAELSPPGSNRWRLETKVEGFWRDFLLDIEDGVFEITLDQLLVFASGADRIPALGFFPQPTMNFIHETGRKYPEANTCLVKLKLPIHNTYEEFTKYMCEGIIQAPTFGLA; encoded by the exons ATGATGAAAATTCATCACAGCACCTTCAAGACAGCATTCTGTTCATCTGATAATCCTCTAAAAGCTACAGACTTGATGAACTTGTTCCAAGCGGAACTGTCCCCTCCTGGAAGCAATCGGTGGCGACTGGAAACAAAAGTTGAAGGATTCTGGAGAGACTTCCTTTTAGATATTGAAG ATGGTGTGTTTGAGATCACACTAGATCAACTGCTGGTGTTCGCCTCTGGAGCTGACAGAATTCCAGCACTGGGTTTTTTTCCGCAACCAACGATGAATTTCATTCATGAGACAGGGCGAAAGTACCCTGAGGCCAATACTTGTCTTGTAAAACTGAAGCTTCCCATCCATAACACCTATGAGGAGTTCACAAAGTACATGTGTGAGGGCATTATTCAAGCTCCCACTTTTGGACTGGCTTAA